From a single Streptomyces rubradiris genomic region:
- a CDS encoding aminopeptidase P family protein — MSDELNPAVPDSATAEGPETEPEEPVKQRKNGLYPGVSDELAENMKSGWADTELRDLEPVEQAAHTARRRAALSARFPGERLVVPAGNLKTRSNDTEYPFRASVEYAYLTGNQTEDGVLVLEPKGDGHEATIYLLPRSNRENGEFWLSGQGELWVGRRHSLAESEALYGIPAADVRELADKLREATGPVRVVRGYDAGIEAALTDKVTAERDEELRVFLSEMRLVKDEFEIGELQKAVDSTVRGFEDVVKVLDKAEATSERYIEGTFFLRARVEGNDVGYGSICAAGPHACTLHWVRNDGPVRSGDLLLLDAGVETHTLYTADVTRTLPVNGSYSEIQKKIYDAVYDAQEAGIAAVKPGAKYRDFHDAAQRVLAERLVEWGLVEGPVERVLELGLQRRWTLHGTGHMLGMDVHDCAAARTETYVDGTLEPGMVLTVEPGLYFQADDLTVPEEYRGIGVRIEDDILVTEDGNRNLSAGLPRRSDEVEAWMATLKG, encoded by the coding sequence GTGTCCGACGAGCTCAACCCGGCTGTGCCCGACTCCGCTACCGCGGAGGGCCCGGAGACCGAGCCCGAGGAGCCGGTCAAGCAGCGGAAGAACGGCCTGTACCCGGGCGTCTCCGACGAGCTGGCCGAAAACATGAAGTCCGGCTGGGCCGACACGGAGCTGCGTGACCTGGAGCCCGTCGAGCAGGCCGCGCACACCGCGCGCCGCCGCGCCGCGCTCTCCGCCCGCTTCCCGGGCGAGCGCCTGGTCGTCCCGGCGGGCAACCTCAAGACCCGCTCGAACGACACCGAGTACCCCTTCCGCGCCTCCGTCGAGTACGCGTACCTCACCGGCAACCAGACCGAGGACGGCGTCCTGGTCCTGGAGCCCAAGGGCGACGGCCACGAGGCGACGATCTACCTCCTGCCCCGCTCGAACCGGGAGAACGGCGAGTTCTGGCTCTCCGGCCAGGGCGAGCTGTGGGTCGGCCGCCGGCACTCCCTCGCCGAGTCCGAGGCGCTCTACGGCATCCCGGCCGCCGATGTGCGCGAGCTGGCCGACAAGCTCCGCGAGGCCACCGGCCCGGTCCGCGTGGTGCGCGGGTACGACGCCGGCATCGAGGCGGCCCTGACCGACAAGGTCACCGCCGAACGCGACGAGGAGCTGCGCGTCTTCCTCTCCGAGATGCGCCTGGTCAAGGACGAGTTCGAGATCGGCGAGCTGCAGAAGGCCGTCGACTCCACCGTGCGCGGCTTCGAGGACGTCGTGAAGGTCCTCGACAAGGCCGAGGCGACCTCCGAGCGCTACATCGAGGGCACCTTCTTCCTCCGCGCGCGCGTGGAGGGCAACGACGTCGGCTACGGCTCCATCTGCGCGGCCGGCCCGCACGCCTGCACCCTGCACTGGGTCCGCAACGACGGCCCGGTCCGCTCCGGCGACCTGCTCCTGCTGGACGCCGGCGTGGAGACGCACACGCTGTACACCGCCGACGTCACGCGCACGCTGCCCGTCAACGGCTCCTACAGCGAGATCCAGAAGAAGATCTACGACGCCGTGTACGACGCCCAGGAGGCCGGCATCGCGGCCGTCAAGCCGGGCGCCAAGTACCGTGACTTCCACGACGCGGCCCAGCGCGTGCTGGCCGAGCGGCTCGTCGAGTGGGGCCTGGTCGAGGGCCCGGTCGAGCGCGTCCTGGAGCTGGGCCTGCAGCGCCGCTGGACCCTGCACGGCACCGGGCACATGCTCGGCATGGACGTCCACGACTGCGCCGCCGCGCGGACCGAGACCTACGTGGACGGCACGCTGGAGCCGGGCATGGTGCTCACCGTCGAGCCGGGTCTGTACTTCCAGGCCGACGACCTGACCGTGCCCGAGGAGTACCGGGGCATCGGCGTCCGGATCGAGGACGACATCCTCGTGACCGAGGACGGCAACCGGAACCTCTCCGCGGGGCTGCCGCGCCGCTCCGACGAGGTCGAGGCGTGGATGGCCACGCTGAAGGGCTGA
- a CDS encoding PP2C family protein-serine/threonine phosphatase produces MLDISSRVRVHVETLLAAQNDMGVCDAFQQYAPVWKPDTMNAPHPPKVAGIDSTVPTPAHTAPPAPPAPGAPSVPGTAAVPAPHSPAPGTLLQDRLAGWVSDLTTLHELTERLSRTSALDTALHELLRAGATLVDAPRGLVALDPADGLGPRTSLGLGLGRADLGHLETVPRGSLPYDTGGTAELVRPDLLAEEGLDPRHREVAVRLGYAASYALPLVTGSAGRLGAAVWFYDEPAEPNERRRHLAGLYVRHATEHLARLLEVERTRACVATLTDGLLPTRLPRVPGVQLAARHRTSARGGGDWYDALPLPDAALGLSVGSVTGSGPGAVAAMGRLRASLRAYAVMEGEDPVAVLSDLELLLRLTEPARSATALFAYCEPALRRITLAGAGHSPPLLIGERRTEFAETSVSAPLGMLACWEAPSAEVQTEPGETVLLYTDGLLHRTGDPMDRAFARLHAAATGVPRALRHDPGAVADHVLRTVLPDGLDTADSEEDVVLLAARFD; encoded by the coding sequence ATGCTGGACATCTCCTCACGAGTGCGTGTACATGTGGAGACACTGCTAGCGGCGCAGAATGACATGGGGGTTTGCGATGCTTTCCAGCAATACGCGCCGGTCTGGAAGCCGGACACCATGAACGCCCCGCACCCTCCGAAAGTGGCTGGAATCGATTCAACAGTTCCCACGCCCGCCCACACTGCGCCGCCAGCCCCTCCCGCCCCCGGCGCCCCTTCCGTCCCAGGCACCGCCGCCGTTCCCGCGCCCCACTCGCCCGCCCCCGGCACCCTGCTCCAGGACCGGCTGGCCGGCTGGGTCTCCGATCTGACGACCCTCCACGAACTCACCGAGCGCCTCTCGCGCACCAGCGCCCTCGACACCGCCCTGCACGAGCTGCTGCGCGCCGGCGCCACCCTGGTCGACGCCCCCCGCGGCCTGGTCGCCCTGGACCCCGCCGACGGCCTCGGCCCCCGCACCAGCCTGGGCCTGGGCCTGGGCCGCGCCGACCTCGGCCACCTCGAGACCGTGCCGCGCGGCTCACTCCCGTACGACACCGGCGGCACCGCCGAGCTGGTCCGCCCCGACCTGCTCGCCGAGGAGGGCCTCGACCCGCGCCACCGCGAGGTGGCCGTCCGCCTCGGCTACGCCGCCAGCTACGCCCTGCCCCTCGTCACCGGCTCCGCCGGCCGGCTCGGCGCCGCGGTGTGGTTCTACGACGAACCGGCCGAGCCGAACGAGCGCCGCCGCCATCTGGCCGGGCTGTACGTCCGGCACGCCACCGAGCACCTGGCCCGGCTGCTGGAAGTGGAACGCACACGCGCGTGCGTGGCGACCCTCACCGACGGACTGCTGCCCACCCGGCTGCCCCGGGTGCCCGGCGTGCAGCTCGCCGCCCGGCACCGCACGAGCGCGCGCGGCGGCGGCGACTGGTACGACGCCCTGCCGCTGCCGGACGCCGCGCTCGGCCTGTCCGTCGGCTCGGTCACCGGCTCCGGGCCCGGCGCGGTGGCCGCCATGGGCCGGCTGCGTGCCTCCCTGCGCGCGTACGCCGTGATGGAGGGCGAGGACCCGGTCGCCGTCCTGTCCGACCTGGAGCTGCTGCTGCGACTGACCGAGCCCGCCCGCTCGGCCACCGCCCTGTTCGCCTACTGCGAGCCCGCGCTCCGCCGGATCACCCTGGCCGGCGCCGGGCACAGCCCGCCACTGCTGATCGGCGAGCGGCGCACCGAGTTCGCCGAGACCTCCGTCTCCGCGCCGCTCGGCATGCTCGCCTGCTGGGAGGCGCCCAGCGCCGAGGTGCAGACGGAGCCCGGCGAGACGGTTCTGCTCTACACCGACGGGCTGCTGCACCGTACCGGCGACCCGATGGACCGCGCCTTCGCCCGGCTGCACGCCGCCGCCACGGGCGTTCCGCGCGCGCTGCGGCACGACCCGGGGGCGGTCGCCGACCACGTCCTGCGCACGGTCCTGCCGGACGGCCTGGACACGGCCGACAGCGAGGAGGACGTGGTCCTGCTGGCGGCCCGCTTCGACTGA
- a CDS encoding bifunctional DNA primase/polymerase, giving the protein MREILGRRRRLLSRRRRNGGKPEQLGAALTFATEWQWPVLPGVAPDPQGRARCACPDPECTVPGAHPFDPGLLAATTDARMVRWWWTNRPSAPVILATGGRAPCAVSLPALAASRALTLLDRRGMRLGPVVASPTRWALLVKPYSMEQLGELLYAKDFVPGSLRFHGEGGYLALPPSETGQGAVRWERAPLPGSAAPWVPDVEAVVDAVVDALTRTGVSAPEL; this is encoded by the coding sequence ATGCGCGAGATCCTCGGAAGGCGACGCAGGCTCCTGTCCAGGCGGAGGCGGAACGGCGGGAAGCCCGAGCAGCTCGGCGCGGCCCTGACCTTCGCGACGGAATGGCAGTGGCCGGTACTCCCCGGTGTGGCGCCGGACCCGCAGGGGCGGGCCCGCTGCGCCTGCCCCGACCCGGAGTGCACGGTGCCCGGTGCCCACCCCTTCGACCCGGGTCTGCTCGCCGCCACCACCGACGCGCGCATGGTGCGCTGGTGGTGGACCAACCGGCCGAGCGCTCCCGTCATCCTGGCCACCGGGGGCCGGGCGCCCTGCGCGGTCAGCCTGCCGGCCCTCGCCGCCTCCCGCGCCCTCACCCTGCTCGACCGGCGCGGCATGCGGCTCGGCCCGGTGGTCGCCTCGCCCACCCGCTGGGCGCTGCTGGTGAAGCCGTACTCCATGGAGCAGCTCGGCGAACTGCTCTACGCCAAGGACTTCGTCCCCGGCTCCCTGCGCTTCCACGGGGAGGGCGGCTATCTCGCCCTGCCCCCGTCCGAGACCGGCCAGGGCGCCGTCCGCTGGGAGCGCGCCCCGCTGCCCGGCTCGGCCGCGCCCTGGGTGCCCGACGTGGAGGCCGTGGTGGACGCCGTGGTCGACGCCCTCACTCGTACGGGTGTGAGCGCGCCGGAGTTGTAG
- a CDS encoding DUF5926 family protein, which yields MAKKRPQTKAKPQLIDGEIPVVGAREPCPCGSGRRYKACHGRAAAHAVTELVHRPFEGLPGECDWVALRELVPAATAELTLRDGLPEGVPSVTLATVLPMAWPALRRDDGSVLLGLQNDTASGDISRDLADTLLRALEAEPGTPVQGRRAPAEGPRLQDLLDPEGAFQPAVHSGFEFWVPDAENATPEVAASLERANAAAIPTVRLSGVDAAYWCETPEKNHLRWVMPHPEEQLLDALARLHAAGRSSLGEGTRLVGSFRAHGLTVPVWDLPSAISAKDVERPATEFAERLAAALAVTEPLTPEERRARGGLTNRQVTLS from the coding sequence ATGGCCAAGAAGCGCCCCCAGACGAAGGCCAAGCCGCAGCTGATCGACGGGGAGATCCCGGTTGTCGGCGCTCGCGAACCCTGCCCCTGCGGCAGCGGCCGGCGCTACAAGGCCTGCCACGGCCGGGCCGCCGCGCACGCCGTGACCGAGCTGGTGCACCGCCCGTTCGAGGGACTGCCCGGCGAGTGCGACTGGGTCGCGCTGCGCGAGCTGGTCCCGGCCGCGACGGCCGAACTGACGCTGCGGGACGGCCTGCCCGAGGGCGTCCCGTCGGTCACGCTCGCCACGGTGCTGCCGATGGCCTGGCCCGCGCTGCGCCGCGACGACGGCTCGGTCCTGCTCGGCCTGCAGAACGACACGGCGTCCGGCGACATCAGCCGCGACCTCGCCGACACCCTGCTGCGCGCCCTGGAGGCCGAGCCGGGCACCCCGGTGCAGGGCCGCCGCGCCCCGGCCGAGGGCCCGCGGCTGCAGGACCTGCTGGACCCGGAGGGCGCTTTCCAGCCGGCCGTGCACAGCGGCTTCGAGTTCTGGGTGCCGGACGCGGAGAACGCCACCCCGGAGGTGGCCGCCTCTCTGGAGCGGGCCAACGCCGCCGCGATCCCGACCGTGCGGCTGTCCGGCGTGGACGCCGCCTACTGGTGCGAGACCCCGGAGAAGAACCACCTGCGCTGGGTCATGCCGCACCCGGAGGAGCAGCTTCTGGACGCTCTCGCGCGACTGCACGCGGCGGGCCGCTCCAGCCTCGGCGAGGGCACCCGGCTCGTGGGCTCCTTCCGTGCTCACGGCCTCACCGTGCCGGTCTGGGACCTGCCGAGCGCCATCTCGGCCAAGGACGTGGAGCGGCCGGCCACCGAGTTCGCCGAGCGTCTCGCCGCCGCCCTCGCCGTGACGGAACCGCTCACTCCGGAGGAGCGCCGGGCCCGCGGCGGACTGACCAACCGGCAGGTCACGCTCAGCTGA
- a CDS encoding glycerophosphodiester phosphodiesterase: MTHAPQRSIQVVAHRGASEDAPEHTLAAYRKAIEDGADALECDVRLTADGHLVCVHDRRVNRTSNGRGAVSALELADLAALDFGSWKTREAWHGRDEEPDWEHRPEDREATSVLTLERLLELVADAGRRVELAIETKHPTRWAGQVEERLLALLNRFGLAAPASAAESPVRIMSFSARSLHRVRTAAPILPTVYLMQFVSPRLRDGRLPAGVGIAGPSIRIVRNHPAYVERLRQAGHQVHVWTVNEPEDVDLCVELGVDAIITNRPRAVLHRLGR; encoded by the coding sequence GTGACCCACGCACCACAGCGCTCCATCCAGGTCGTCGCCCACCGCGGTGCCTCCGAAGACGCCCCCGAGCACACCCTCGCCGCCTACCGGAAGGCCATCGAGGACGGCGCCGACGCCCTGGAGTGCGACGTACGGCTGACCGCGGACGGCCATCTGGTCTGCGTCCACGACCGACGGGTGAACCGTACCTCCAACGGCCGCGGCGCGGTCTCCGCGCTGGAACTCGCCGACCTGGCCGCTCTCGACTTCGGCTCCTGGAAGACGCGCGAGGCCTGGCACGGGCGGGACGAGGAGCCCGACTGGGAGCACCGCCCGGAGGACCGCGAGGCCACCTCCGTCCTCACCCTGGAGCGACTGCTGGAACTGGTCGCGGACGCCGGCCGGCGGGTGGAGCTGGCCATCGAGACCAAGCACCCCACGCGCTGGGCGGGTCAGGTCGAGGAACGGCTGCTGGCCCTGCTGAACCGTTTCGGCCTCGCCGCGCCGGCCTCCGCCGCCGAGTCACCGGTCCGGATCATGAGCTTCTCGGCCCGTTCGCTGCACCGTGTGCGCACGGCGGCTCCGATCCTGCCGACGGTCTATCTGATGCAGTTCGTATCGCCCCGGCTGCGCGACGGCCGGCTCCCGGCGGGCGTGGGCATCGCGGGGCCCTCGATCCGCATCGTGCGCAACCACCCCGCCTACGTGGAGCGGCTGCGGCAGGCCGGCCATCAGGTCCACGTGTGGACCGTGAACGAGCCCGAGGACGTCGACCTCTGCGTCGAGCTGGGCGTCGACGCCATCATCACCAACCGCCCGCGCGCGGTGCTCCACCGGCTGGGCCGCTGA
- a CDS encoding S1C family serine protease — protein MSTENEGNAVPPAPSAPPVPVASPDASPQGAAPEGNAQGATRSSVPQENPAAPPAAPASDQPPAAHGAAPAGQGAAPAGPAPDGSWPPPPQASPSYGSYGSYGDGAAYGGGGPSYGGDAGGPGAGWGASWQQPAPKPRGGRGGLVAAVLVAALVAGGLGGGLGYTLAKDRDDRGSTTVSAPDSATQVKRAPGTIANVAAKALPSTVTIQAESSDGEGGTGTGFVFDTQGHIVTNNHVVAEAVDGGRLTATFPSGKKYDAEVVGHAQGYDVAVIKLKNAPSDLRPLALGDSDKVAVGDETIAIGAPFGLSNTVTTGIISAKDRPVASSDGSSTSKASYMSALQTDASINPGNSGGPLLDASGAVIGINSAIQSSGSGGFGSGQSGSIGLGFAIPINQAKYVAQQLIKTGKPVYAKIGASVSLEDSSDGAKITDQGTGGAAAVESGGPADKAGLKPGDVITKLDDHVIDSGPTLIGEIWTHQPGDKVKITYKRGGQEHTADLTLGAREGDS, from the coding sequence GTGAGCACCGAGAACGAGGGCAACGCGGTACCCCCGGCGCCGTCCGCACCTCCCGTGCCGGTGGCCTCTCCCGACGCTTCCCCGCAGGGCGCCGCGCCCGAGGGGAACGCCCAGGGGGCGACCCGCTCGTCCGTGCCCCAGGAGAACCCGGCGGCCCCGCCCGCCGCCCCCGCGTCCGACCAGCCCCCGGCCGCCCACGGAGCGGCCCCGGCGGGCCAGGGTGCGGCGCCGGCGGGTCCGGCCCCCGACGGCTCCTGGCCGCCCCCGCCCCAGGCCAGCCCCTCCTACGGCTCCTACGGCTCCTACGGCGACGGAGCCGCGTACGGCGGTGGCGGTCCGTCCTACGGCGGTGACGCCGGGGGCCCGGGCGCCGGCTGGGGAGCCTCCTGGCAGCAGCCCGCGCCCAAGCCGCGCGGCGGACGCGGCGGCCTGGTGGCGGCGGTCCTGGTGGCCGCGCTGGTCGCGGGCGGTCTGGGCGGCGGCCTCGGCTACACCCTGGCCAAGGACCGGGACGACCGCGGCTCCACCACGGTCTCCGCCCCCGACAGCGCCACGCAGGTCAAGCGCGCGCCGGGCACGATCGCCAACGTGGCCGCCAAGGCGCTGCCCAGCACGGTGACGATCCAGGCCGAGAGCAGCGACGGCGAGGGCGGCACCGGCACCGGCTTCGTCTTCGACACCCAGGGCCACATCGTCACCAACAACCACGTGGTCGCGGAGGCGGTGGACGGCGGCCGGCTCACCGCCACCTTCCCGAGCGGGAAGAAGTACGACGCCGAGGTCGTCGGCCACGCACAGGGCTACGACGTCGCGGTCATCAAGCTCAAGAACGCTCCTTCCGACCTGCGGCCGCTCGCCCTCGGCGACTCCGACAAGGTGGCCGTCGGCGACGAGACCATCGCCATCGGCGCGCCCTTCGGCCTGTCCAACACGGTGACGACGGGCATCATCAGCGCCAAGGACCGTCCGGTGGCCTCCAGCGACGGCAGCTCCACCAGCAAGGCGTCCTACATGAGCGCCCTGCAGACCGACGCGTCCATCAACCCGGGCAACTCCGGCGGCCCGCTGCTGGACGCCTCCGGGGCGGTCATCGGCATCAACTCCGCGATCCAGTCCTCGGGCAGCGGCGGCTTCGGCTCCGGCCAGTCCGGATCGATCGGCCTGGGCTTCGCCATCCCGATCAACCAGGCGAAGTACGTCGCCCAGCAGCTGATCAAGACCGGCAAGCCGGTGTACGCCAAGATCGGCGCGTCCGTCTCCCTGGAGGACTCCTCCGACGGCGCGAAGATCACCGATCAGGGCACGGGCGGCGCCGCCGCGGTCGAGTCCGGCGGCCCGGCGGACAAGGCCGGCCTGAAGCCCGGCGACGTCATCACCAAGCTCGATGACCACGTGATCGACAGCGGCCCCACCCTGATCGGCGAGATCTGGACCCACCAGCCCGGCGACAAGGTCAAGATCACGTACAAGCGGGGCGGCCAGGAGCACACGGCGGACCTGACGCTGGGCGCGCGCGAGGGCGACAGCTGA
- a CDS encoding DnaB-like helicase N-terminal domain-containing protein, with protein MPQWLRPKLPEGPLRVFNRELHALHGKAGYPSARKLYLAVGKVVSHTNIHHAFVKPALPSWGVVEVVVEQLAQLARPRLAAEAEVNRFKALWDQAHAAVQLSLAPTKAPGPQSASNHGSPPDAARPALTAGAFFSNRNALIFQAIVDLHRAGGPVSVPQVAAELQRRGQLELCGGEDYLFECVKAVIQGAYEAGMSVHEFGVLSARKVRAAADARERLVTSRVEPVPYAGRVQRTVDQAAKPHPHRAGQQPEKAT; from the coding sequence ATGCCACAGTGGCTTAGGCCAAAGCTTCCTGAAGGACCCCTCCGGGTCTTCAATCGCGAACTGCATGCGCTGCACGGCAAGGCGGGATACCCCTCAGCCCGAAAGCTCTACCTAGCCGTAGGGAAGGTCGTCAGCCACACGAACATCCACCACGCCTTTGTGAAGCCCGCTCTGCCGTCGTGGGGTGTGGTTGAAGTGGTGGTGGAACAGCTGGCTCAGCTAGCCAGACCTCGGCTTGCAGCTGAAGCAGAGGTCAACCGCTTCAAGGCTCTCTGGGACCAAGCCCATGCCGCGGTCCAGCTCTCGTTGGCGCCGACCAAAGCCCCTGGGCCACAGTCAGCGAGCAACCACGGGTCTCCGCCTGACGCAGCTCGCCCGGCCTTGACGGCCGGTGCTTTCTTCAGCAACCGAAATGCTCTGATCTTTCAGGCGATCGTTGATCTCCATCGAGCGGGGGGGCCGGTAAGCGTGCCCCAAGTCGCTGCAGAGCTCCAGAGACGCGGCCAACTCGAACTTTGCGGCGGTGAGGACTACCTGTTCGAGTGCGTGAAGGCCGTCATCCAGGGGGCCTACGAGGCAGGCATGAGCGTGCACGAGTTCGGTGTCCTGAGCGCGCGGAAGGTCCGTGCAGCCGCAGACGCTCGCGAGCGACTGGTGACCTCGCGGGTCGAACCAGTCCCGTACGCCGGCCGCGTGCAGAGGACAGTGGACCAGGCAGCCAAGCCACATCCGCACCGGGCAGGCCAGCAGCCTGAAAAAGCCACATGA
- a CDS encoding protein kinase gives MPGTPPELPIVVLDALMPTAQRLVLNRRGSMVWEVESHRGHYAVKVGYPIEATADWPAQPWTALAPAREGAVLYRLGFHDFAYGEWDGGTWNFQPWREGPDLYRRWEPCRDPESRIEPDPSVALGCVEALAELHAKGWAHGDVQPAHFIIGPDRTHLIDLALASGGRVPEGYDFPFRGCLVHYEAPEIARRVLATGVAEPTREADIYALGAALLISATGWRAVDYPDDAPRPVQRKAVADGKRRPVKVQGEMGELIEAMLSHAPGDRPTIYEVGKALS, from the coding sequence TTGCCTGGGACACCCCCCGAACTGCCGATCGTCGTGCTCGACGCACTCATGCCCACGGCTCAGCGCCTGGTCCTCAATCGTCGGGGCTCCATGGTCTGGGAAGTCGAAAGCCATCGTGGCCACTACGCCGTGAAGGTCGGATACCCCATCGAGGCAACGGCCGACTGGCCGGCCCAGCCCTGGACGGCGCTCGCACCCGCACGCGAGGGCGCCGTGCTGTACCGCCTCGGCTTCCACGACTTCGCGTACGGCGAGTGGGACGGCGGCACCTGGAACTTCCAGCCGTGGCGCGAGGGGCCGGACCTCTATCGGCGGTGGGAACCTTGCCGCGATCCGGAGTCGCGCATCGAACCGGACCCCAGCGTGGCTCTGGGTTGTGTGGAAGCCCTGGCCGAACTGCACGCGAAAGGCTGGGCCCACGGTGACGTACAGCCCGCGCACTTCATCATCGGTCCGGATCGAACGCACCTGATCGACCTGGCGTTGGCGAGCGGTGGTCGCGTGCCCGAGGGGTACGACTTCCCGTTCCGGGGTTGCCTCGTCCACTACGAAGCACCGGAGATCGCGCGCAGGGTGCTCGCGACCGGAGTGGCAGAGCCCACGCGCGAAGCCGACATCTATGCGCTCGGCGCCGCACTGCTCATCTCCGCCACGGGTTGGCGGGCGGTCGACTACCCGGACGACGCCCCGCGCCCCGTGCAGCGAAAGGCCGTGGCGGACGGCAAGCGCCGACCCGTCAAGGTGCAGGGCGAGATGGGGGAACTGATCGAGGCCATGCTCAGCCACGCGCCCGGGGACAGGCCGACGATCTACGAGGTCGGCAAGGCCCTGAGCTGA
- a CDS encoding glycine-rich domain-containing protein codes for MTATANDQKTGRAVAGEELLDSLIHFLVVHNGQPHERAERIADQAVAFVVTAATATVPMVPSDDVDLGLHALILHTKEYAELCDRFAGRFLHHNPKPGEGARDPKKVAASAHAMKAAGFMVFDDLWTVDGTNLAQCDADCGRPYGQA; via the coding sequence ATGACGGCAACGGCCAACGACCAGAAGACCGGTCGCGCGGTGGCTGGTGAGGAACTGCTCGACAGCCTCATCCACTTCTTGGTGGTCCACAACGGACAGCCGCACGAGCGCGCCGAGCGGATCGCGGACCAGGCGGTGGCCTTCGTGGTGACCGCGGCGACCGCCACCGTGCCCATGGTCCCGTCGGACGATGTGGACCTCGGCCTCCATGCGCTCATCCTGCACACCAAGGAGTACGCCGAACTGTGCGATCGGTTCGCGGGCCGCTTCCTCCACCACAACCCCAAGCCGGGTGAAGGGGCGCGTGATCCGAAGAAGGTCGCCGCCTCCGCACACGCGATGAAGGCGGCCGGGTTCATGGTCTTCGACGACCTCTGGACCGTGGACGGCACGAACCTCGCGCAGTGCGACGCGGACTGCGGCCGTCCGTACGGTCAGGCATAG
- a CDS encoding helix-turn-helix domain-containing protein, whose product MPNERLRAAMVAGGWTYAALADKVEVDPKSVERWVNLGRTPRRATAMLAAETLGEDVHALWPALRQARPARAVSPELVALYDQRADIPVSTFVDMLTQARERIDVLVYAAVFLHEAYPRLNDLLRERAADGCAIRIAVGDPDSTNVQQRGKEEKFGHGIESRCRLALMHYRPLAEVAGIEVRTHATTLYNSIYRADDQALVNAHVWGVNAYGAPVWHLRRSGEGGMFDTYASSFDAVWETATPISEEG is encoded by the coding sequence ATGCCGAACGAGAGGCTACGTGCTGCCATGGTCGCCGGCGGATGGACGTACGCCGCCCTCGCGGACAAGGTCGAGGTCGATCCCAAGTCCGTCGAACGGTGGGTCAATCTGGGGCGTACGCCGCGTCGAGCCACGGCCATGCTGGCAGCGGAAACACTAGGAGAAGACGTGCACGCTCTATGGCCTGCGCTCCGGCAGGCACGCCCCGCCCGCGCCGTCAGCCCGGAACTTGTGGCCCTCTACGACCAGCGGGCAGACATCCCCGTGTCGACCTTCGTGGACATGCTGACTCAGGCCCGCGAGCGGATCGACGTGTTGGTGTATGCCGCCGTCTTCCTGCACGAGGCGTACCCGCGGCTCAACGACCTGCTGCGAGAACGAGCTGCCGATGGGTGCGCGATCCGCATCGCAGTCGGCGACCCGGACAGCACGAACGTTCAGCAGCGAGGTAAGGAAGAGAAGTTCGGGCATGGGATCGAATCCCGCTGCAGACTCGCCCTCATGCACTATCGCCCACTGGCCGAAGTCGCCGGCATCGAGGTCCGGACCCATGCCACCACGCTCTACAACTCGATCTATCGCGCGGACGACCAGGCGCTGGTCAATGCCCACGTCTGGGGCGTGAACGCCTACGGTGCTCCCGTGTGGCATCTGCGCCGCAGCGGGGAGGGCGGCATGTTCGATACCTACGCCAGCAGCTTCGACGCGGTGTGGGAAACCGCGACGCCGATAAGCGAAGAAGGATGA
- a CDS encoding NUDIX domain-containing protein, whose product MARTEYYDDPAAPEPNSMVVAASAVVTDDEGRILLQRRRDNDLWALPGGGMEMTDSLPGTAVREVKEETGLDVEITGLVGTYTDPRHIIAYSDGEVRRQFNVCFTARVVGGRLAISDESTELRFIQPDEIDQLPMHHTQRLRICHFLEHRDRPYLG is encoded by the coding sequence ATGGCCAGGACCGAGTACTACGACGACCCGGCGGCACCGGAGCCGAACAGCATGGTGGTCGCCGCGTCCGCCGTGGTGACCGACGACGAAGGACGCATTCTCCTTCAGCGCCGACGGGACAACGATCTTTGGGCATTGCCAGGCGGTGGCATGGAGATGACCGACTCACTTCCGGGAACGGCCGTCCGCGAGGTGAAGGAGGAAACGGGTCTGGACGTGGAGATCACCGGGCTCGTGGGCACGTACACCGACCCTCGCCACATCATCGCCTACTCGGACGGTGAGGTGCGCAGGCAGTTCAACGTCTGCTTCACGGCCCGTGTGGTCGGGGGCCGGCTCGCAATCTCGGACGAGTCCACGGAGCTGCGATTCATCCAGCCAGATGAGATCGATCAACTACCGATGCACCACACGCAGCGGCTCCGGATCTGTCACTTCCTGGAACACCGCGATCGGCCCTATCTCGGCTGA